In Archangium violaceum, the following are encoded in one genomic region:
- a CDS encoding DUF6311 domain-containing protein — translation MQPPAESSPSVLPRWLAPVLCTLAGLGWSVYIIGLEPLLPGSIEWMVQDDWAQPLFGWLYSRTSPWSLPMGDSSGYLYPLGTSLAYMDATPWWSTLFKPLSPLLPLTFQIHGPWLALCFSLQGLFGALLVSRLSPRPLHQVLGGMLFVMSPALAMRLGHLSLCAHWLVLASLWLHLRPLPDARAASRTLGLAAFFVVLAAGVHVYLATMALALALGLVLRLWRVQGLLSGARAGAWAAGLSGSALGVMALFGYFSRATTSASGFNHYSSNLLTFINQGGMSRFLPEIPTGGGQYEGAAYLGLGVLLVGFASLGVLLAKREHFGPLLPPGLWPLLTVCGLMALFAFSARFQFAGWTVLSFQRASEVVLAPLARVFRSSGRFIWPLHYLLILGAIAGLLRVLRNRPAWAAAALGLAVVLQGAEVPAQDCCRARFTPHVRPVPGGDATWALAKGTYQHLALYPATRVDGAGRGCPGLFTNSELLPYAWQAWLNGMTFNSGYVARLDAPATLATCEREEADVQAGRLSPDTLYVVHAQVAESFLASTAGHAACGRVDGVLVCVSSEVQGPFREALAREPVTADVARDTP, via the coding sequence ATGCAGCCCCCCGCCGAGTCGTCCCCGAGCGTGCTTCCTCGCTGGTTGGCCCCCGTGCTGTGCACGTTGGCGGGCCTCGGCTGGAGCGTGTACATCATCGGCCTCGAGCCCCTCCTGCCCGGCTCCATCGAGTGGATGGTGCAGGATGACTGGGCCCAACCGCTGTTCGGCTGGCTCTACTCGCGCACCAGTCCCTGGAGCCTCCCCATGGGGGACTCCTCGGGCTACCTCTACCCGCTCGGCACGTCGCTGGCCTACATGGATGCCACGCCGTGGTGGAGCACCCTCTTCAAGCCGCTGTCCCCGCTGCTGCCCCTGACCTTTCAAATCCATGGCCCGTGGCTGGCGCTCTGTTTCTCGCTGCAGGGTCTCTTCGGCGCGCTGCTCGTCTCGCGGCTCTCCCCGCGTCCGCTGCACCAGGTGCTCGGGGGCATGCTCTTCGTGATGTCCCCGGCCCTGGCCATGCGCCTGGGCCACCTCTCGCTGTGCGCGCACTGGCTGGTGCTCGCGTCGCTGTGGCTCCACCTGCGGCCCCTCCCCGATGCGCGCGCCGCCTCGCGCACGCTGGGCCTCGCCGCCTTCTTCGTCGTGCTGGCCGCGGGCGTCCACGTCTATCTGGCCACCATGGCGCTCGCCCTGGCGCTCGGGCTCGTGCTGCGCCTGTGGCGCGTGCAGGGCCTCCTCTCCGGCGCGAGGGCCGGGGCATGGGCGGCCGGCCTCTCCGGCTCGGCGCTCGGGGTGATGGCCCTGTTCGGCTACTTCTCCCGCGCCACCACGTCCGCCTCGGGCTTCAACCACTACTCGTCCAACCTCCTCACCTTCATCAACCAGGGCGGCATGTCGCGCTTCCTGCCGGAGATTCCCACCGGCGGCGGGCAGTACGAGGGCGCCGCGTACCTCGGGCTCGGCGTGCTCCTGGTGGGCTTCGCGTCGCTGGGGGTGCTGCTGGCGAAGCGCGAGCACTTCGGGCCGCTGCTGCCCCCGGGGCTCTGGCCGCTGTTGACCGTGTGCGGGCTCATGGCGCTCTTCGCCTTCTCGGCCCGCTTCCAGTTCGCCGGGTGGACCGTCCTCAGCTTCCAGCGTGCCTCCGAGGTGGTGCTCGCGCCGCTCGCCCGCGTCTTCCGCTCGTCCGGGCGTTTCATCTGGCCCCTGCACTACCTGCTCATCCTTGGTGCCATCGCGGGCCTGCTGCGCGTGCTGCGCAACCGCCCGGCCTGGGCCGCCGCCGCCCTGGGGCTCGCCGTGGTGCTCCAGGGCGCCGAGGTGCCCGCACAGGACTGCTGTCGCGCCCGCTTCACCCCGCACGTGCGGCCCGTGCCCGGAGGCGACGCCACGTGGGCCCTGGCCAAGGGGACGTACCAGCACCTCGCCCTCTACCCCGCCACGCGCGTGGATGGTGCCGGGCGCGGCTGCCCGGGCCTGTTCACCAACAGCGAGCTGCTCCCCTACGCCTGGCAGGCCTGGCTGAACGGGATGACGTTCAACAGCGGGTATGTCGCCCGGCTCGATGCGCCCGCCACGCTGGCCACGTGCGAGCGGGAAGAGGCGGACGTCCAGGCCGGCCGCCTGTCGCCGGACACCCTCTACGTGGTGCATGCCCAGGTGGCCGAAAGCTTCCTGGCGAGCACCGCCGGACACGCCGCCTGCGGCAGGGTGGACGGGGTGCTCGTCTGTGTGTCCAGCGAGGTCCAGGGGCCCTTCCGCGAGGCGCTCGCACGGGAGCCGGTGACGGCGGACGTGGCCCGGGACACGCCGTAG